One Raphanus sativus cultivar WK10039 unplaced genomic scaffold, ASM80110v3 Scaffold4735, whole genome shotgun sequence genomic region harbors:
- the LOC108835017 gene encoding dolichol-phosphate mannose synthase subunit 3: MKHIVKILSLLVAISAFWIGLLQAAIVPRTHTWLLPIYFVVSLGCYGLLMVGIGLMQFPTCPQEAVLLQQDIAEAKDFFKHKGVDVGSD; this comes from the exons atgaagcATATAGTAAAGATATTGAGCCTGTTGGTGGCGATCTCTGCCTTCTGGATTGGTCTTTTGCAGGCTGCTATCGTTCCTCGAACCCACACATGGTTG CTACCGATCTACTTTGTAGTGTCTCTCGGATGCTATGGTCTATTAATGGTTGGTATTGGGCTAATGCAGTTTCCTACCTGTCCCCAAGAAGCAGTTCTTTTACAGCAG GATATTGCAGAGGCCAAGGACTTCTTTAAGCACAAAGGGGTCGATGTCGGATCAGACTGA